From Pedococcus aerophilus, one genomic window encodes:
- a CDS encoding PadR family transcriptional regulator translates to MAARRTELLEFAVLGLLHESPQHGYELRKRLNAALGPFRALSYGTLYPCLRSLLDKGWIAAAVTGPGATTGTPTGTTGSKRARIVYELTADGKERFQDLLREAGPTAWEDDTFDVHFAFFARTEAEVRLRILEGRRSRLEERLENIRAVSAKNRERFDSYTAELERHGLDSAEREVRWLNELITAERNLPAPSSTTQNDQPITPFNHKE, encoded by the coding sequence ATGGCCGCACGTCGTACCGAGCTGCTCGAGTTCGCCGTCCTCGGGTTGCTGCACGAGTCCCCGCAGCACGGCTACGAGCTGCGCAAGCGCCTCAACGCCGCGCTCGGGCCGTTCCGTGCACTGTCCTACGGGACCCTCTACCCCTGCCTGCGGTCGCTGCTCGACAAGGGCTGGATCGCCGCGGCGGTCACCGGGCCCGGCGCCACGACGGGTACCCCGACCGGCACCACGGGCAGCAAGCGGGCGCGCATCGTCTACGAGCTCACCGCTGACGGCAAGGAGCGGTTCCAGGACCTGCTCCGCGAGGCCGGGCCGACCGCGTGGGAGGACGACACCTTCGACGTCCACTTCGCCTTCTTCGCCCGCACCGAGGCCGAGGTGCGGCTGCGGATCCTCGAGGGGCGACGCAGCCGGCTCGAGGAGCGCCTGGAGAACATCCGCGCCGTGTCGGCCAAGAACCGCGAGCGCTTCGACAGCTACACCGCCGAGCTCGAGCGGCACGGCCTGGACTCCGCCGAGCGCGAGGTCCGCTGGCTCAACGAGCTCATCACCGCCGAGCGCAACCTGCCGGCCCCCAGCAGCACCACCCAGAACGACCAACCGATCACCCCGTTCAACCACAAGGAGTAA
- a CDS encoding inositol-3-phosphate synthase: MGSIRVAIVGVGNCASSLVQGVEYYKDADPTQTVPGLMHVMFGDYHVKDVEFVAAFDVDAKKVGFDLSEAINASENNTIKIADVAPTGVTVQRGVTNDGLGKYYRMTIEESDAEPVDIVQALKDAQVDVLVSYLPVGSETADKYYAQCAIDAGVAFVNALPVFIASDPEWAAKFEAAGVPIIGDDIKSQVGATITHRVMAKLFEDRGVVLDRTYQLNVGGNMDFKNMLERDRLESKKISKTQAVTSNLGHDLGAKNVHIGPSDYVQWLDDRKWAYVRLEGRAFGDVPLNLEYKLEVWDSPNSAGIIIDAIRAAKIAKDRGIGGALISASSYLMKSPPVQREDTEGRTKLEAFIAGTEER; encoded by the coding sequence ATGGGATCCATCCGCGTCGCCATCGTTGGCGTCGGCAACTGCGCCAGCTCCCTGGTCCAGGGCGTCGAGTACTACAAGGACGCCGACCCGACCCAGACCGTCCCCGGCCTGATGCACGTCATGTTCGGCGACTACCACGTCAAGGACGTCGAGTTCGTCGCCGCGTTCGACGTGGACGCCAAGAAGGTCGGCTTCGACCTGTCCGAGGCCATCAACGCCTCGGAGAACAACACCATCAAGATCGCCGACGTCGCCCCGACCGGCGTCACCGTCCAGCGCGGTGTCACCAACGACGGCCTCGGCAAGTACTACCGCATGACCATCGAGGAGTCCGACGCCGAGCCCGTGGACATCGTCCAGGCGCTCAAGGACGCCCAGGTCGACGTGCTCGTGTCCTACCTCCCGGTGGGCTCCGAGACCGCGGACAAGTACTACGCCCAGTGCGCCATCGACGCGGGTGTCGCGTTCGTCAACGCCCTGCCGGTCTTCATCGCCTCCGACCCCGAGTGGGCCGCGAAGTTCGAGGCCGCCGGCGTCCCGATCATCGGTGACGACATCAAGAGCCAGGTCGGCGCGACCATCACGCACCGCGTCATGGCCAAGCTGTTCGAGGACCGCGGTGTCGTGCTCGACCGCACGTACCAGCTGAACGTCGGCGGCAACATGGACTTCAAGAACATGCTCGAGCGTGACCGCCTCGAGTCCAAGAAGATCTCCAAGACGCAGGCCGTCACCTCCAACCTTGGCCACGACCTGGGTGCGAAGAACGTCCACATCGGCCCGTCGGACTACGTCCAGTGGCTCGACGACCGCAAGTGGGCCTACGTCCGCCTCGAGGGCCGCGCATTCGGCGACGTCCCGCTCAACCTGGAGTACAAGCTCGAGGTCTGGGACTCCCCCAACTCGGCCGGCATCATCATCGACGCCATCCGTGCAGCGAAGATCGCCAAGGACCGTGGCATCGGTGGCGCGCTCATCTCCGCGTCGTCCTACCTCATGAAGTCCCCGCCCGTGCAGCGTGAGGACACCGAGGGCCGCACCAAGCTCGAGGCCTTCATCGCCGGCACCGAAGAGCGCTGA
- a CDS encoding transglutaminase domain-containing protein: MTTPPTGAPDHTTGPGRDSTSPGRTRARTSWTSTRSRLAASSRRGGLLPGRDALVDAAFTVVLVGLALVGFRTDFAGLVWVLPAVAGLVLGLLVTHVTTAYRLPIVAPLAAVTVLYLLLGGPLAVRRDLVGGVLPSGQTFLDLADVSVHGWKRLVTLLPPVDTGSGLLALPLIVGLLGGCVTYAVARRWSSPYAVLPAPLVLLALGIVLGTLEPAALTVQGAVFAVLGIGWMVARAARTRAPLQNGAGQRTRYGIGAALVGIALVAGYVVGPLLPGAGSTTRLVARSHVVPPIDIAAFASPLAGYRKYTEPNPSALWDTPLLEVQGLPAGTPLRFATLDSYDGAVWGASERANSGSLVPGAAFQQVGEVVSTKGPGRKVEVQVSVPEGGYGDVWLPTAGTVAGVKFEGRRADTLAGRLWLNIDTNTALVPDRLEPGDRYTFTAYVPPTQEKMPTSLPIDQSSLADEIDTSFLDAKLDAFTGDAADPWAQFTAIAKVMASEGAYTDGGTENSVERYYLPGHSLGRLARFVGLAQLAGNDEQYASTLALMANRVGVPTRVVMGAITPDSGPVRGQDVHAWVEVRDSQGQWVPVLPGNFLPDRNKKPKELQTKVEDRKVGALVPPPAGVNPPSVLQGPDQAQNATNLKKPPKKLFDPSAWPWWVQWLAVLGLVLVALTALYWTIRGLKAWRRRRHATRGPTASRVAWAWADLMASARSYGHRIPRRSTRLEQASAAGGPVDLRPLARSANGHVFGPGEPSADEAAAYFAATTAARKDLRANADFWRRLRSDVDLRPLFTRGPAKVKAPTRAATPDTPSPAQPTPVGSM; this comes from the coding sequence ATGACGACGCCACCGACCGGCGCCCCCGACCACACGACCGGGCCGGGGCGCGACTCGACGTCGCCCGGGCGCACCAGGGCGCGGACCTCGTGGACGAGCACTCGCTCGCGGCTCGCGGCCTCGTCGCGGCGCGGTGGCCTGCTGCCCGGACGTGACGCCCTCGTCGACGCCGCCTTCACCGTGGTGCTCGTCGGGCTCGCGCTCGTCGGCTTCCGCACCGACTTCGCCGGGCTCGTCTGGGTCCTGCCGGCCGTGGCCGGGCTGGTCCTGGGCCTGCTCGTCACGCACGTCACGACGGCATACCGGCTCCCGATCGTGGCCCCGCTCGCCGCGGTGACCGTCCTCTACCTCCTCCTCGGTGGTCCGCTGGCGGTTCGCCGTGACCTCGTCGGGGGGGTGCTGCCCAGCGGACAGACGTTCCTCGACCTCGCCGATGTCTCCGTGCACGGCTGGAAGCGGCTGGTCACCCTGCTGCCGCCGGTCGACACCGGCAGCGGGCTCCTCGCCCTGCCGCTCATCGTGGGCCTGCTCGGCGGGTGCGTCACCTACGCCGTGGCCCGACGGTGGTCGAGCCCCTATGCCGTGCTGCCGGCCCCGTTGGTGCTGCTCGCCCTCGGCATCGTGCTGGGCACCCTGGAGCCGGCCGCGCTGACCGTGCAGGGTGCCGTGTTCGCGGTGCTCGGCATCGGGTGGATGGTCGCGCGGGCCGCGCGCACCCGCGCGCCGCTGCAGAACGGTGCGGGCCAGCGGACGCGGTACGGCATCGGTGCCGCCCTCGTCGGGATCGCCCTGGTGGCCGGGTACGTCGTCGGGCCGCTGCTCCCCGGAGCCGGGTCGACCACCCGCCTCGTCGCCCGCTCGCACGTCGTGCCGCCGATCGACATCGCGGCCTTCGCCAGCCCGCTCGCCGGCTACCGCAAGTACACCGAGCCCAACCCCTCGGCCCTCTGGGACACCCCGCTGCTGGAGGTGCAGGGCCTGCCGGCCGGCACCCCGCTGCGGTTCGCCACGCTCGACTCCTACGACGGCGCCGTCTGGGGAGCCTCCGAGCGCGCCAACAGCGGCTCGCTCGTCCCGGGCGCAGCGTTCCAGCAGGTGGGCGAGGTGGTCTCCACCAAGGGACCGGGCCGCAAGGTCGAGGTCCAGGTGTCCGTGCCCGAGGGCGGCTACGGCGACGTGTGGCTGCCGACCGCCGGCACCGTGGCCGGAGTGAAGTTCGAGGGACGACGGGCAGACACCCTCGCCGGCCGGCTCTGGCTCAACATCGACACCAACACCGCACTCGTGCCCGACCGCCTCGAGCCCGGCGACCGGTACACCTTCACCGCCTACGTGCCGCCGACCCAGGAGAAGATGCCGACGTCGCTGCCGATCGACCAGTCGTCGCTGGCCGACGAGATCGACACGAGCTTCCTCGACGCCAAGCTCGACGCGTTCACCGGTGACGCGGCCGACCCGTGGGCGCAGTTCACCGCCATCGCCAAGGTCATGGCGAGCGAGGGGGCGTACACCGACGGCGGCACCGAGAACTCGGTCGAGCGCTACTACCTCCCCGGCCACAGCCTGGGCCGGTTGGCGCGCTTCGTCGGGCTGGCGCAGCTCGCCGGCAACGACGAGCAGTACGCCTCGACGCTGGCGCTGATGGCCAACCGCGTCGGCGTCCCCACCCGGGTCGTCATGGGGGCCATCACCCCGGACAGCGGTCCGGTCCGTGGGCAGGACGTCCACGCCTGGGTCGAGGTCCGCGACAGCCAGGGCCAGTGGGTCCCGGTGCTGCCGGGCAACTTCCTGCCCGACCGCAACAAGAAGCCCAAGGAGCTCCAGACCAAGGTCGAGGACCGCAAGGTCGGGGCGCTCGTCCCGCCGCCCGCCGGCGTCAACCCGCCCAGCGTGCTCCAAGGCCCCGACCAGGCGCAGAACGCCACCAACCTCAAGAAGCCGCCGAAGAAGCTGTTCGACCCCTCGGCCTGGCCGTGGTGGGTCCAGTGGCTGGCCGTCCTCGGCCTCGTCCTGGTCGCGCTGACCGCCCTCTACTGGACGATCCGGGGACTCAAGGCATGGCGGCGGCGTCGGCACGCGACCCGCGGCCCGACCGCCTCCCGGGTGGCGTGGGCGTGGGCCGACCTCATGGCCAGCGCGCGCTCCTACGGCCACCGCATCCCGCGGCGCTCGACCCGCCTCGAACAGGCCTCGGCCGCCGGCGGACCGGTGGACCTGCGTCCACTGGCCCGCTCCGCCAACGGCCACGTCTTCGGTCCGGGGGAGCCCAGCGCCGACGAGGCCGCGGCCTACTTCGCCGCGACGACCGCGGCCCGCAAGGACCTGCGGGCCAACGCCGACTTCTGGCGGCGGCTGCGCTCCGACGTCGACCTGCGCCCGTTGTTCACCCGTGGCCCGGCGAAGGTGAAGGCGCCCACGAGGGCGGCCACGCCCGATACGCCCTCACCCGCCCAGCCCACCCCCGTCGGGTCGATGTGA
- a CDS encoding DUF58 domain-containing protein codes for MRLPDLSRFGGLTVPALPEGLTTRARDLREQTRPAWSPVAGFLRWISPLGWAVLALGVAGWVVGRATGWTEWLMIGAAALVLVLCCVLLAIGRTRVTIATELEPVRVSVGEPATGRITVTNDSPRGMLPLLVELPVGVSAARFTLPPLGSGKAHEELFVVPTHRRGVIPVGPARTVQGDPLGLVRRTERWTDVTDLYVHPRTVSLESLGAGLLRDLEGETTQDLSMSDLAFHALREYQPGDDRRYIHWRSSAKAGRLLVRQFLDTRRSHLCIVVDADPEQFEGGEDEAEIAISAAASLALRAIRDDQDTTIVCRDQAASRTTALLTLDALARVELGSSDVFGRCTEAFALAPDTSIVVLITGPRRPFIEAQRALAQFELEVNKVVLTIDAMEETGVQHLGGLTRLNIRRIQDLRAVLASGALV; via the coding sequence GTGCGGCTGCCCGACCTCTCGCGCTTCGGTGGACTCACCGTCCCTGCCCTTCCCGAGGGACTGACGACGCGGGCGCGTGACCTGCGCGAGCAGACGCGACCGGCCTGGTCACCGGTGGCGGGGTTCCTGCGCTGGATCTCGCCGCTGGGCTGGGCCGTCCTCGCCCTCGGTGTCGCCGGCTGGGTCGTGGGGCGCGCCACCGGGTGGACCGAGTGGCTGATGATCGGCGCCGCGGCGCTGGTCCTCGTCCTGTGCTGCGTCCTGCTGGCCATCGGTCGCACCCGCGTCACCATCGCCACCGAGCTCGAGCCGGTGCGCGTCAGCGTCGGGGAGCCGGCCACCGGTCGGATCACGGTCACCAACGACTCGCCTCGGGGCATGCTGCCCCTGCTCGTCGAGCTGCCGGTCGGCGTCTCGGCCGCACGGTTCACCCTGCCCCCGCTGGGCTCGGGCAAGGCGCACGAGGAGCTCTTCGTCGTGCCGACCCACCGCCGCGGCGTCATCCCCGTCGGTCCGGCCCGCACCGTCCAGGGCGATCCGCTCGGCCTGGTCCGGCGCACCGAGCGCTGGACCGACGTCACCGACCTCTACGTCCACCCCCGCACGGTGTCGCTGGAGAGCCTCGGCGCCGGACTGCTGCGCGACCTCGAGGGCGAGACGACCCAGGACCTGTCGATGTCGGACCTGGCCTTCCACGCGCTGCGCGAGTACCAGCCCGGCGACGACCGCCGCTACATCCACTGGCGTTCCTCGGCCAAGGCCGGTCGCCTGCTCGTGCGCCAGTTCCTCGACACCCGACGGTCCCACCTGTGCATCGTCGTCGACGCCGACCCCGAGCAGTTCGAGGGCGGGGAGGACGAGGCCGAGATCGCGATCAGCGCGGCGGCATCCCTGGCGCTGCGTGCGATCCGCGACGACCAGGACACCACCATCGTCTGTCGCGACCAGGCCGCCTCGCGGACCACCGCGTTGCTGACCCTCGACGCCCTCGCGCGGGTCGAGCTCGGCTCGTCAGACGTGTTCGGCCGGTGCACCGAGGCGTTCGCCCTGGCCCCCGACACCTCGATCGTCGTCCTCATCACCGGGCCGCGGCGCCCGTTCATCGAGGCGCAGCGGGCGCTCGCGCAGTTCGAGCTCGAGGTCAACAAGGTGGTGCTCACGATCGACGCGATGGAGGAGACCGGGGTCCAGCACCTCGGAGGCCTGACCCGACTGAACATCCGGCGCATCCAGGACCTGCGCGCCGTCCTCGCCAGTGGAGCCCTCGTATGA
- a CDS encoding MoxR family ATPase gives MTVTQEQAQWFEQAFTQMVENVEKAVLGKDHVIRLALTCMLSEGHILLEDFPGTGKTQLARALAGTVQGSNSRIQFTPDLLPSDVTGVTIYDPSTQKFDFHPGPIFANIVLADEINRASPKTQSALLEVMEEAHITVDGVRHEAGNPFMVIATQNPIEQAGTYRLPEAQLDRFLMKTSLGYPDLEATVAVLANAKVRDRAGTLSAVVTSSVVTDMAALADEVHVDPAILAYVSKIAEASRRHVSVKLGMSVRGCLAFVRCAKTWAASQGRTHVIPDDIKMLSNPVLCHRLLLTAEAQFANITVDQVITQILGEVAPPAERAA, from the coding sequence ATGACCGTCACCCAAGAGCAGGCCCAGTGGTTCGAGCAGGCGTTCACCCAGATGGTGGAGAACGTCGAGAAGGCCGTGCTCGGCAAGGACCACGTGATCCGGCTCGCGCTGACCTGCATGCTGTCCGAGGGGCACATCCTCCTCGAGGACTTCCCGGGCACCGGCAAGACCCAGCTGGCCCGGGCGCTCGCAGGCACGGTGCAGGGAAGCAACAGCCGCATCCAGTTCACCCCGGACCTGCTGCCCAGCGACGTCACCGGCGTGACGATCTACGACCCGAGCACGCAGAAGTTCGACTTCCACCCCGGGCCGATCTTCGCCAACATCGTGCTCGCCGACGAGATCAACCGTGCCTCACCCAAGACTCAGTCGGCGCTGCTGGAGGTCATGGAGGAGGCGCACATCACCGTCGACGGCGTCCGGCACGAGGCCGGTAACCCGTTCATGGTCATCGCCACCCAGAACCCCATCGAGCAGGCCGGCACGTACCGCCTCCCCGAGGCGCAGCTCGACCGCTTCCTCATGAAGACCTCGCTGGGCTACCCCGACCTCGAGGCCACCGTCGCCGTCCTCGCGAACGCCAAGGTCCGCGACCGCGCGGGCACCCTGTCGGCGGTCGTCACGAGCAGCGTCGTCACCGACATGGCCGCGCTCGCCGACGAGGTCCACGTCGACCCGGCGATCCTCGCCTACGTCTCGAAGATCGCCGAGGCCTCGCGTCGGCACGTGTCGGTCAAGCTCGGGATGTCGGTGCGCGGCTGCCTCGCGTTCGTGCGCTGCGCCAAGACGTGGGCGGCGAGCCAGGGCCGCACCCACGTCATCCCGGACGACATCAAGATGCTGTCCAACCCGGTGCTGTGCCACCGCCTGCTGCTCACCGCGGAGGCGCAGTTCGCCAACATCACCGTCGACCAGGTCATCACCCAGATCCTCGGCGAGGTCGCCCCGCCGGCCGAGCGCGCGGCCTGA